The following DNA comes from Enterocloster bolteae.
AATGCGAAGAAAAACATAAAGAGGTGAAGGTTATGAGTTTTGATATAATCCTCGACCATCAAGAAAAATGTGTACATTACAATCACCGCCTCGCCGGGTCAATCTCTTCCAAAGATGTCTCTTGTATAAACCTTATACATAACTTCCGAGAGTTCACTGGAAACTCTATTAGCAACAATAACATCACATGAACGCTTAAACTCCGCAAAAGAATGTACAACCTTATAACCCATAAACTCTGCGGCATCGCCTAATAAGGGTTCATATATTACAATTTCTTGTTTTTCTTTGGAAAGCCCCTCCATAACACCCCAAACAGCACTTGAACGGAAATTGTCAGAATTAGACTTTGCCGTTAAGCGGTAAATACCAACTGTGCCAGGATGTTTATTCAGAATTCCCTTTATGACATGGCCTTTTTTGGTGTGGTTTGCCTGACACACAGCGGTAATCAAATTTTCAGGAATATCATGAAAACTTGATTTCAACTGCTTTGTATCTTTCGGGAGGCAATATCCGCCATAGCCAAAAGATGGATTGTTATAATGCTTACCAATTCGAGGATCATGACAAATTGCATCTATGATGTTCTTTGTACTTAACCCATTCATTTCTGCAAAGGTATCCAATTCGTTAAAGAACGCAACACGCATGGCTAAATAAGTATTAGCGAAAAGTTTAGCGGCTTCTGCTTCATCAAGCCCTATAATCAAGACGGGAATATCTTCTTTATTTGCGCACTCTTGCAAGATGGTTGAAAAAACCTGTGCATGGATAACCATAGCAGGGTCTGCAATATCTGTACCAACAACAATTCTGGAAGGGTACAAATTGTCGTATAGGGCTTTCGTTTCTCTTAAAAATTCAGGGGAAAATAGAATGTGGCTGGTGTTATATTTTTTTCGCACACTCCTTGTATACCCAACAGGAACCGTACTTTTGATGATCATAATGCAATGATCATTATTTGCCATACAAATTTCTATGGTGGAATCAACCGCATGAGTATCAAAGCTATTGGTTTCATCCTCATAATTAGTAGGTGTTGTAATAATTACATACTCGGC
Coding sequences within:
- a CDS encoding nucleotide sugar dehydrogenase, translating into MQITVVGAGYVGLSLATLLGQKHEVIVLDIDEEKVAKVNSRISPVQDVYLEKFFAERKLNLTATVDTAIAYKDAEYVIITTPTNYEDETNSFDTHAVDSTIEICMANNDHCIMIIKSTVPVGYTRSVRKKYNTSHILFSPEFLRETKALYDNLYPSRIVVGTDIADPAMVIHAQVFSTILQECANKEDIPVLIIGLDEAEAAKLFANTYLAMRVAFFNELDTFAEMNGLSTKNIIDAICHDPRIGKHYNNPSFGYGGYCLPKDTKQLKSSFHDIPENLITAVCQANHTKKGHVIKGILNKHPGTVGIYRLTAKSNSDNFRSSAVWGVMEGLSKEKQEIVIYEPLLGDAAEFMGYKVVHSFAEFKRSCDVIVANRVSSELSEVMYKVYTRDIFGRD